From a region of the Panicum virgatum strain AP13 chromosome 2K, P.virgatum_v5, whole genome shotgun sequence genome:
- the LOC120680933 gene encoding RHOMBOID-like protein 10, chloroplastic, whose protein sequence is MASWLLHPLPSFPWLPPPPPPGSSSGGRGGGGGGGDGGDWRPNVVAAFAGAQVGSALRRRFAGLLCSPEVRHLEALPKMDDVCFGGSHSFATHSILGLLGNLFPASYVCSFAVFNGNGSGGSGTYIGKGKVLSRRPRRIDSKKRFWTNVLLAINVLAYVAQVASQGKLLMWGAKINSLIDRGQFWRLATSSLLHANVTHLTFNCFSLNSIGPMVEMLTGPRRFIAVYFSSALAGSLMSYRCCESPAVGASGAIFGLVGAYAVYMWRHRSYFGNARESLEHIGRVVVLNMGMGLLSRGIDNWGHLGGLLGGVAVAWFLGPAWQYQHAAKDGRVVFKDRAPVLRLIKG, encoded by the exons ATGGCGTCGTGGCTGCtgcaccccctcccctccttcccctggcttcctcccccgccaccgccgggctcctcctccggcggccgcggcggcgggggtgggggcggagacggcggcgacTGGAGGCCGAACGTCGTCGCGGCCTTCGCCGGCGCGCAGGTCGGcagcgccctccgccgccgcttcgccgGCCTCCTCTGCTCACCG GAGGTGCGACATCTCGAAGCCTTGCCGAAAATGGATGACGTTTGCTTTGGAGGGTCACACTCATTTGCGACACACTCAATCCTTGGCTTGTTGGGGAATCTGTTCCCTGCGTCATATGTTTGCAGCTTCGCTGTATTTAACGGGAACGGATCAGGTGGGAGTGGGACATACATCGGCAAAGGGAAGGTGCTGTCGAGACGACCTCGCAGAATTGATTCGAAGAAGAGGTTTTGGACTAATGTTCTTCTTGCTATTAATGTCCT GGCTTATGTCGCTCAGGTAGCATCACAAGGAAAGCTTCTTATGTGGGGAGCAAAG ATCAATAGTTTGATTGATAGAGGACAATTTTGGCGTTTGGCAACATCATCTCTCCTTCACGCAAATGTCACTCACCTCACT TTCAATTGTTTCTCTTTGAACTCAATTGGGCCGATGGTTGAAATGCTAACCGGCCCTAGAAGATTTATTGCTGTTTATTTCAGTTCAGCGCTGGCAG GTTCACTGATGAGTTACCGCTGCTGTGAGTCACCTGCTGTTGGTGCGTCAGGCGCCATTTTTGGATTG GTTGGCGCCTATGCAGTTTATATGTGGAGGCATAGAAGTTATTTTGGGAATGCAAGGGAAAGTTTGGAGCATATCGGGCGTGTGGTTGTCTTGAATATG GGTATGGGTCTCCTTTCAAGGGGAATTGATAACTGGGGTCAT CTGGGAGGCTTGCTTGGAGGAGTTGCTGTGGCATGGTTCCTTGGTCCAGCCTGGCAATATCAACATGCGGCAAAGGATGGTAGAGTGGTTTTCAAAGACAGGGCTCCAGTCCTCCGCCTAATAAAGGGGTAG